From the genome of Mycobacterium dioxanotrophicus, one region includes:
- a CDS encoding thiamine pyrophosphate-binding protein, with protein MTASVRGVSERPTVYRVADHIVDYLAAGGVSHIFGVDGANIEDLYDAAYFCDGITAVLAKHEFSAATMADGYSRSGAGLGVVMATSGGGCLNLIPGLGESLASRVPVLALVGQAPTALDGRGSFQDTSGRAGSLNAETLFGAVSVSCERVLRPADIVSALPRAIAAARTGGPAVLLLPKDIQQQPLGFSGPKSHNGQALGQRQVGDPHPLVRALRKAHGPITIIAGEQVARDDARAELEQLRSVLRARVACVPDAKDVAGTPGMGSSSALGVTGVIGHPGTVDAVAQSAVCLLVGTRMPVMARTGLDAALGATRTLSIGSAPPYLPCTHVHTEDLRASLNRLTRALTGHGRPLGVRVPDTVPHNELAPPWCSDEGVRYRDAMLALDRALPDGVNIVVDAGNTGASAVHYLPVRRGGRFIVALGMGGMGYSFGAGIGMAFAGRKRTVIIAGDGSFYMHGMELHTAVQHRLPVTVVLFNNNAHAMCVTREQLYYDDRYSYNRFSPSRLGAGLAAMFPGLASTDVTAIDRLPAALADALGTDGPSVVSIECSADEIPPFAPFLTAIGTSAAQNSPSTEQEGTVNVPASA; from the coding sequence ATGACAGCTTCAGTAAGGGGCGTATCTGAACGTCCGACCGTGTACCGCGTCGCCGACCACATCGTCGACTATCTGGCCGCCGGCGGGGTGTCCCATATATTCGGTGTGGACGGCGCCAACATCGAAGACTTGTACGACGCCGCATACTTCTGTGACGGCATCACCGCGGTACTCGCCAAGCACGAATTCTCTGCGGCAACCATGGCCGACGGGTACAGCCGCAGCGGAGCAGGCCTCGGCGTTGTCATGGCCACCTCGGGCGGCGGCTGTCTGAATCTGATCCCCGGGCTGGGTGAATCGCTCGCGAGCCGGGTCCCGGTCCTGGCACTCGTCGGCCAGGCGCCTACGGCACTCGACGGCCGCGGAAGCTTCCAGGACACCAGTGGACGCGCAGGTTCGCTGAACGCCGAGACGCTCTTCGGAGCGGTGTCGGTGAGCTGCGAACGTGTGCTGCGGCCCGCCGACATCGTCAGCGCACTGCCCAGGGCCATCGCGGCCGCTCGTACCGGCGGCCCTGCCGTATTGCTTTTGCCCAAAGACATCCAGCAACAACCACTGGGCTTCAGCGGACCCAAATCACACAACGGTCAGGCGCTGGGGCAACGGCAGGTGGGGGATCCGCACCCGCTCGTCCGCGCTCTGCGCAAGGCGCACGGGCCGATCACGATCATCGCCGGCGAGCAGGTGGCCCGCGACGACGCGCGCGCCGAACTGGAGCAACTGCGTTCCGTCCTGCGGGCACGCGTCGCCTGTGTACCCGACGCGAAAGATGTCGCGGGGACGCCCGGGATGGGTTCGTCGTCGGCGCTGGGGGTCACCGGAGTGATCGGCCACCCGGGAACGGTCGACGCGGTCGCGCAGAGTGCGGTGTGTCTGTTGGTCGGAACGCGGATGCCCGTGATGGCCCGGACCGGGTTGGACGCCGCGCTCGGTGCGACGCGCACGCTGTCGATCGGGTCGGCCCCGCCGTACCTGCCGTGCACCCACGTGCACACCGAAGATCTGCGGGCATCACTGAACCGGCTTACTCGCGCGCTCACCGGCCACGGCAGGCCGCTCGGTGTCCGGGTACCGGATACGGTGCCGCACAACGAACTTGCCCCGCCGTGGTGTTCCGACGAGGGGGTGCGGTACCGCGACGCCATGCTCGCGCTCGACCGGGCCTTGCCGGACGGGGTGAACATCGTCGTCGACGCCGGCAACACCGGGGCCTCTGCTGTGCACTATCTGCCGGTGCGGCGCGGTGGACGGTTCATCGTCGCGCTGGGCATGGGCGGCATGGGCTACAGCTTCGGCGCGGGGATCGGCATGGCGTTTGCCGGTCGCAAGCGCACGGTGATCATCGCCGGCGACGGGTCCTTCTATATGCACGGGATGGAGTTGCACACCGCCGTCCAGCACCGCCTGCCGGTGACCGTGGTGTTGTTCAACAACAACGCCCACGCCATGTGTGTGACCCGTGAGCAGCTCTACTACGACGACCGCTACAGCTATAACCGGTTCTCGCCCAGTCGGCTCGGCGCCGGCCTGGCGGCGATGTTCCCGGGCCTGGCCTCGACGGACGTCACCGCCATCGACCGACTGCCGGCCGCGCTCGCCGATGCGTTGGGAACCGACGGTCCGTCGGTGGTCAGTATCGAATGCTCTGCGGACGAAATCCCGCCGTTTGCACCGTTTCTCACGGCCATCGGTACTTCCGCAGCCCAGAACAGTCCATCAACAGAACAGGAGGGCACGGTCAATGTCCCTGCCAGCGCTTGA
- a CDS encoding SRPBCC family protein yields the protein MSLPALDDIATHSGSSDAIPGVHRIETSPRDKATPIILEMMHSVYPHDQVFGEYCTVNDYVDCPPDELYEYLSDTRCLEEWTYSLRGFEEIDESADVRSSNGGSLWLAWDKLGSETEIYTRTVANPQARTVDYHCAWDQGKHLWMIYLMRVVDAQLVLNKPGSVVLWTNCHHPFYDHNAYPETAPAGRPVWVGDFWDMFGAGHLLELRNLKAIAEYRHHNGLPITPDWMRESNRHKTSVG from the coding sequence ATGTCCCTGCCAGCGCTTGACGATATCGCCACCCATTCCGGCAGCTCCGATGCCATCCCCGGGGTCCACCGCATCGAGACGTCGCCGCGGGACAAGGCGACTCCGATCATCCTGGAGATGATGCACTCGGTGTATCCCCACGACCAGGTGTTCGGTGAATACTGCACCGTCAACGACTACGTCGACTGCCCGCCCGACGAACTGTACGAATATCTCTCCGACACCCGCTGTCTCGAGGAGTGGACGTACAGCCTGCGTGGTTTCGAAGAGATAGATGAGTCCGCGGACGTGAGGAGCAGCAACGGCGGAAGCCTGTGGCTGGCGTGGGACAAACTGGGCTCGGAGACCGAGATCTACACCAGGACGGTGGCCAACCCCCAGGCCCGCACAGTCGACTACCACTGCGCGTGGGATCAGGGCAAGCATTTGTGGATGATCTACCTGATGCGGGTCGTCGACGCGCAACTGGTGCTCAACAAGCCGGGATCGGTTGTGCTGTGGACCAATTGCCATCATCCGTTCTATGACCACAACGCCTATCCGGAGACCGCGCCTGCCGGGCGGCCGGTGTGGGTCGGTGACTTCTGGGACATGTTCGGCGCGGGTCATCTGCTCGAACTGCGGAACCTGAAGGCCATCGCCGAGTACCGGCACCACAATGGGCTGCCCATCACCCCGGACTGGATGCGGGAGTCCAACCGGCACAAGACAAGTGTCGGCTGA